A single genomic interval of Pieris brassicae chromosome 14, ilPieBrab1.1, whole genome shotgun sequence harbors:
- the LOC123718199 gene encoding zinc finger protein 551-like, with amino-acid sequence MVPILMMMHTLASKRRIARQQSEIKSSKMDCCRTCLSTDNLSDIFTSKETIIKRTQDLKLTTGLKINYQDGLSQKICKMCSDIIRMALKFRRKSHKAEKTLLNMKHKDIKTEKICDNVIEKKDHMATNDYSYNYYDDDFHNQDYDDEKPKEVKQKILLKKKRAKVPIATSYKCNTCNKEFRMKATYRAHMRFHTNFCVCEACGKRCRNNNQLQEHKRARHGLGKIHKCAYCEYSSATKEALIIHERRHTGERPYICDHCGASFYRRSTLVQHIAIHLPEKNFQCDMCPKRLKSKKFLQIHKHNAHTGKRYGYLCPICEHRFEKPNKVRAHTRRVHGVPDEQHGAIVRIQL; translated from the exons ATGGTGCCAATTTTAATGATGATGCATACTTTGGCTAGTAAACGACGTATTGCGAGGCAGCAAAGTGAAATAAAATCATCAAAAATGGATTGTTGTAGGACTTGTCTAAGTACTGATAATCTTAGTGATATATTTACTAGTAAGGAAACGATTATAAAACGGACGCAAGATTTGAAGCTTACTACAGGCTTGAAG ATTAATTACCAAGATGGCTTATCACAGAAAATATGCAAAATGTGTTCAGATATAATAAGAATGGCATTAAAATTCCGTAGAAAAAGTCATAAAGCGGAAAAAACCTTGTTAAACATGAAacataaagatattaaaacagaaaaaatatgtgataaTGTGATTGAGAAAAAAGATCATATGGCAACAAATgattatagttataattattatgatgacGATTTTCACAATCAGGATTATGATGACGAAAAACCTAAGGAAGTTAAacag AAAATCCTACTCAAGAAAAAGCGTGCAAAAGTACCAATAGCAACATCATATAAGTGTAATACATGTAATAAGGAATTTCGTATGAAGGCAACATATAGAGCGCACATGCGATTTCATACTAACTTCTGTGTTTGTGAG GCCTGTGGCAAACGGTGTAGAAATAATAACCAATTACAAGAGCATAAACGAGCCAGACATGGCTTGGGCAAAATCCATAAGTGTGCGTACTGTGAATATAGTTCAGCTACAAAAGAGGCGCTTATT ATACATGAGCGTAGACACACTGGTGAACGACCATACATTTGTGATCATTGTGGAGCCAGCTTCTATCGTAGATCTACTCTAGTACAACACATAGCTATACACTTACCAGAAAAGAACTTTCAA TGTGACATGTGCCCAAAAAGGTTAAAATCGAAAAAGTTTCTCCAAATACATAAGCACAATGCACATACAGGGAAAAGGTATGGGTACCTTTGTCCAATATGTGAACACCGATTTGAGAAACCAAATAAAGTCAGAGCACACACGAGACGGGTACATGGCGTACCTGATGAACAGCATGGCGCTATCGTGAGAATTCAATTGTAG